One segment of Thermoplasmata archaeon DNA contains the following:
- a CDS encoding DUF2085 domain-containing protein: MASGVWARFTWSRALLGILILNLVWTASLFICPFTMPSGSTPEKLVGGANIVDHEDIWATFPLYARVIYTIGDAQCHQLYYRSFWLNGNQMPIDQRMTSMYVFANLGVLAAMFARPSTKTGEVMVNAMPSFLRRRLARIGSEQAGALIVFVGLLPMAVDGFTQLFSGPYYTYESTPLARVLTGGIAGFVGGVLVGAMLVTIRQFSIEMETIRSRIPPIVPGGR, encoded by the coding sequence GTGGCTTCCGGCGTGTGGGCGCGGTTCACGTGGAGCAGAGCGCTTCTCGGCATCCTGATCCTCAACCTCGTCTGGACTGCCTCCCTGTTCATTTGTCCGTTCACCATGCCCTCCGGTTCGACCCCGGAGAAGCTGGTCGGCGGCGCGAACATCGTCGATCACGAAGACATCTGGGCGACGTTCCCGCTCTACGCCCGCGTCATCTACACGATCGGCGACGCGCAGTGCCACCAACTTTACTACCGCTCCTTCTGGCTCAACGGCAACCAGATGCCGATCGATCAGCGCATGACGTCGATGTATGTCTTCGCGAACCTCGGCGTGCTCGCGGCGATGTTCGCCCGGCCGTCGACGAAGACGGGGGAAGTCATGGTCAACGCGATGCCGTCGTTCCTTCGGCGCCGGCTCGCCCGCATCGGATCCGAGCAAGCCGGGGCTCTGATCGTGTTCGTTGGCTTGCTGCCGATGGCCGTCGACGGCTTCACGCAACTATTCTCGGGGCCGTATTACACGTACGAGTCGACGCCGCTCGCGCGCGTCCTCACGGGTGGAATCGCGGGCTTCGTCGGAGGCGTGCTCGTCGGCGCGATGCTCGTGACGATCCGACAGTTCTCGATCGAGATGGAGACGATTCGCTCGCGCATCCCGCCGATCGTCCCAGGCGGTCGCTGA
- a CDS encoding YHS domain-containing protein, with translation MERDPVCGMMVAPNRAARQSVYEGKTYYFCSAGCKTSFDRTPAKFAK, from the coding sequence ATGGAGCGAGACCCCGTCTGCGGAATGATGGTGGCGCCGAATCGAGCAGCCCGTCAATCCGTGTACGAAGGCAAGACGTACTACTTCTGTTCCGCTGGTTGCAAGACAAGCTTCGATCGGACGCCCGCCAAATTCGCGAAGTGA